The nucleotide window ACAACTCGTCTTTGTCATTTAAATTTCGCAATTTTGGGTGGTTTTGTGAGTGATGGGTGTAGGTGGTTGATGTTCAATGTTTTTTGTTTGATGTTTTATGTAGTAAATTTATTTTGGGTTGGATTTATTGTTTCTGCTAtgtaattttcaaatatttggTGGGGTTAGAGTTGTTGGGAGCTGGAATTAACATTTCTTATAAATTGATTGAAACAGGTTCAGGTGGGGGGTTCTCCAGTTTATAGAATTGATAGAAAACTGGGGAAAGGTGGTTTTGGTCAAGTTTATGTTGGTAGACGTGTAAATGGTAACGCAAGTGAAAGAACTGGTTCAGGTGCTTATGAGGTATGATGTTTACAATTCAATAATGATGCTTATTTGCTTGTGAGTTATGACTtggttcttgctcttcttataTGTGAGTTGACGTGTACTTCAGGTAGCTCTCAAGTTTGAGCATAGGAGTAGCAAAGGTTGTAATTATGGCCCTCCTTATGAGTGGCAAGTTTACAGGTGAGCTTATTTTCCTTGCTGCAGATTCTTCATCTTCGGCTGGTTCTCCTACTTGTATTGTACATGCTTGTTGAGCTGACATATGCCTCTGCTCTATATTTTACAGTGCTCTAGGTGGTAGTCATGGAGTACCACGCCTGCATTATAAGGGTCGGCAAGCGGAATACTATATTATGGTGGGcttgtgttttgtttttatatgtttcTATGATTCATGCAGTTTATGTATCCATTGTCTAGGGATCTTGACATTAAGTGTTTGCAGGTCATGGATATGCTGGGACCGAGCCTTTGGGATGTTTGGAATAACAATCATCATTCGTTAGTTTTTCACATTCCTCTTTATTCTTCGTTTTTTTCCAACCTGCCACTAAACTAATTCTATGTGCATATTGGTTGCAGGATGTCAATTGAAATGGTAGCATGTATAGCAATCGAAGCAATCTCAATTTTGGAGAAAATGCACTCTAGAGGGTAAAAACATCGCTTTTTCATAGTGTTTGATTTTATAAGATGGAGATGCTATCTATACTTTTAGATGGGGATTATATTTGATTCAATCAAACCGCATAAAATTATATTGATGTTTACTCGAGTGAAGATAtttttttctgcttttgttgACTTGCACCTATTCACTAGTTTATTCTCAATTGCTTTAGATTGTAGTTGGGGTGGCTTCACACATTGTTCTGAGATTTAACTTCACTAATATGTTGGGGTGTTTGCTTTTGATTTAAGGTTTATTGAACCTTGGCACCTTGCATTGGTGCTGCTGTCAATTTGCATTTTGCAAGATGTAGTAAATAAAGGGTCGATGTTGATCAGTGTAGATTTCTCCATTGAATTGCTCTATTATCTTCGAATCTCTATATGATTAATTATAGTCAAGTATGCTTCATCTTGAAGGTGTCTCATGTTTCTTTGTTATTAACTTTTTTGTTTGTGGCTTTTTGGATATTAGCTTATTTGTCGATaagaattgaattttatttgttgatgaTTTCATTATCATGTTCTAATGAGTTTTTGGATTTGAAAATTTCTGGCAGATATGTGCATGGTGATGTCAAACCCGAGAATTTTTTACTTGGTCCCCCTGGAACTAGTGATGAGAAGAAATTGTTTCTTGTTGACCTTGGATTAGGTGAGCTGtttgtcttttaatttttattttggacctTCTAACCTTTTGCCATTCTATATTTTCAatcacattttattttatttctgcAGCTACTAAATGGAGGGATTTGACTACCGGGTTGCACGTTGAATATGATCAGCGACCTGATGTTTTCAGGTCTGATTTAGAATTTTGCTTATGCTTTTTGTGGATTTCAAAAATAACTAGTCATGTTACTTTAGTGCTTATGATAATCCTCAGTGGTTGCGTTATCTTTTCTGCAACAGGGGAACTGTTCGATATGCAAGTGTTCATGCTCATCTTGGAAGGACTGGAAGTCGTAGGGATGACTTGGAATCACTTGCTTACACACTTATTTTTCTGCTGCGTGGTCGGCTTCCATGGCAGGGATATCAGGTCCTTATATTAATCCTATGACTGTTTTTGAGATGCTCCATGAAGTTGTATGCTATTCTAGTTGGATTGTTCTTATGTGATATCCTATTACAGGGTGAGAACAAGGGATTCCTTGTATGTAAGAAGAAGATGGCTACATCTCCAGAAGCATTATGTTGTTTCTGTCCAGTGCCTTTTCGTCAATTTGTTGAGTATGTGGTGAActtgaagtttgatgaagagCCAAACTATGCAAAGTATGTTTCTCTATTTGATGGGATTGTTGGGCCAAATCCTGATATCAGGCCTCTAAATACAGATGGTGCTCAGAAGGTATTGTATATGAtgtttttttctgttttattgACATTAGTCATGTACTTCAGTGTGTTGGTGGTGTTAAAAGCATCTTTACTCTTTTTTGCAGTTGATATACCAAGTGGGGCATAAGAGAGGACGTCTTACGATGGAAGAGGATGACGATGAGCAACCGAAGAAGAAGATTCGAATGGGAATGCCTGCTACTCAATGGGTTAGCGTATACAATGCCCGTAGACCAATGAAGCAAAGGTAAAATGGCAGAGACCTACAACAACTTAACAACTTAAAGTTATTAGAATTTAGTAGTTGCTTACATTTGTATTCCTGCTGTAGGTATCATTACAATGTTGCAGACATCAGGCTGTCGCAACATATCGAGAAAGGAAATGAAGATGGCTTGTTTATAAGCAGTGTGGCATCTTGCTCAGATCTTTGGGCCTTGATAATGGATGCTGGCACTGGCTTTACTGCTCAAGTTTATGAACTATCCCCACATTTCCTTCACaaggtttttattgtttttgttttttcaaaatttgttttttaaatttatgcCTTTGTGATCCGTTTTTTCTAGTGATTTAgaaaatctttattttttaaaattcagttATGATTTAATCATTTACATGTTCTCCCGTCTTGTCTTCCTTTCCATGATTGTAGGAGTGGATAATGGAGCAGTGGGAGAAAAACTTTTACATTAGTGCAATAGCAGGAGCTAATAATGGTAACTCCTTGGTAGTTATGTCTAAAGGTAAGCTGAAACAAATAAAGTATGTCTTTGTACTTTGTCTTGATGAAAGATCATTCAAGCTTTAATTTTTGCTTTTGTTTGAGTTTGATCTAGGTACTCAGTATTTACAGCAGTCTTACAAAGTTAGTGATGCATTCCCATTCAAATGGATAAACAAAAAGTGGCGTGAGGGTTTTTATGTCACATCCATGGCAACTGCTGGGAGCAGATGGGCAGTTGTTATGTCCCGTGGTGCAGGGTTCTCCGATCAGGTAATGTGTAATCATCAAATTGAATCTGTTGCTATTTACTTTGGCTAGATGTGTTGTTCATCAAGTTTTTTTGTTCAGGTAGTAGAGCTGGATTTTCTATACCCTAGTGAGGGTATTCACCGAAGATGGGATGCTGGTTATCGCATTACAGCAACGGCTGCAACTTTTGACCAGACTGCTTTAGTTCTTA belongs to Amaranthus tricolor cultivar Red isolate AtriRed21 chromosome 17, ASM2621246v1, whole genome shotgun sequence and includes:
- the LOC130804577 gene encoding casein kinase 1-like protein HD16, with product MPELRSGVRRGRASRNPNTANNNTNQEIGGQKLTTVRTRGRRGGGAAVRGRGRRNNRQPVAAVEVQGEGDEKVLEGEAVEVDKDKTTSLKRNEAEKGGEGEGGVREVVGEKEMDEFDSGGNAVGRSGDRLNDDDAAAPLPEKVQVGGSPVYRIDRKLGKGGFGQVYVGRRVNGNASERTGSGAYEVALKFEHRSSKGCNYGPPYEWQVYSALGGSHGVPRLHYKGRQAEYYIMVMDMLGPSLWDVWNNNHHSMSIEMVACIAIEAISILEKMHSRGYVHGDVKPENFLLGPPGTSDEKKLFLVDLGLATKWRDLTTGLHVEYDQRPDVFRGTVRYASVHAHLGRTGSRRDDLESLAYTLIFLLRGRLPWQGYQGENKGFLVCKKKMATSPEALCCFCPVPFRQFVEYVVNLKFDEEPNYAKYVSLFDGIVGPNPDIRPLNTDGAQKLIYQVGHKRGRLTMEEDDDEQPKKKIRMGMPATQWVSVYNARRPMKQRYHYNVADIRLSQHIEKGNEDGLFISSVASCSDLWALIMDAGTGFTAQVYELSPHFLHKEWIMEQWEKNFYISAIAGANNGNSLVVMSKGTQYLQQSYKVSDAFPFKWINKKWREGFYVTSMATAGSRWAVVMSRGAGFSDQVVELDFLYPSEGIHRRWDAGYRITATAATFDQTALVLSIPRRKPTDETQETLRTSAFPSTHVKEKWAKNLYIASICYGRTVS